GGCTCGCACATAATTGGCCGTAGGAGCAGGCATTTCGTAGAGAGTCACGCCCATTTCTTCCAGCTTCTGTTCAATATCGCCGGGTGGATTGGCAAACGTTACGCTGTTTACTAGTATAGCCAATGCTACTGCAAAAAGCATGGTTAAGGTTCTCATAAAGGAGTAGGTTAGTTATGAATAATGAGTTGTACTTCTGCGAAGATTATGGCTCCATTACTTTTATTTCATCAATGGTTACGAAATCTTTAGTGTTGAATGTAGCAACTTCTACAATATCATTGGCTAGACCAATTGCTACCATCTCAAGATCGTGGATGCGCTTACCCCGTATTTCGTACTGTTGTAACAACATATTCAACTTCTGATAACTTTGCTGAGAGGGATATATAAGCGTAAAATTTTGTACAAAGTCCTGAATATCCTGAATTGCATCATCAATCGAGGAGAGTGGCTTATCGCCTCGGGTTACAATTACCAAATATTCAGATATACTTTTGGAGGTAATAATAAGTTCAGCTTTATGGTTCTCTACAAAATAAGTTGCTTGGCGGTGAAAGTCAGACTCTTCATCTTTAGCGTATACCAACACATTAGTATCAACCAGTATCCGATCAACGCTATATCCCGAAGATTAACTCCGTCTAATTTTCCGCCAAACCGCCGCGGTTTCAGTAATCTTTTTTTAGACGACGGGGCTTCTGCTGAGGTAGATGATTTCAGCTGATGAATCATCTGACTTACTACTTGCAACTCTTCATCTGTAAGCCGATCAAGCTGCTTCCTTACCTTTTCTCTAATGTTCATATCTATTACACGCAATCCGTGAAACAAGTGTTGAAATCCGAGCAATCAGAACCATATCAGTCTAGAAATATCAGACCTCCCATTCTATTCTTCCAAATCAGGAATATCGACCCAGCAGCGTTTTTCCCAACTTTCCAAGCCTTTTTCGGCTAGTTGCACTCCTTTGGCTCCTTCCAGCAGTGTGTAAGGGAATGGCTCGTCTTTTACTACATGGCGCAAGAACATTTCCCATTGTACTTTAAAGGCATTGTCGTGCAGTTCTTGCTCAGGTATCTTCGACCAGCCGTTATAAAAATCAATGGGTTGCACGATATCCGGGTTCCAAACCGGTTTGGGAGTATTACCGTAGTGCTGAATCCAGCATTCGCGTAGTCCCGCTACGGCCGAGCC
This region of Tunicatimonas pelagia genomic DNA includes:
- a CDS encoding type II toxin-antitoxin system VapC family toxin: MVYAKDEESDFHRQATYFVENHKAELIITSKSISEYLVIVTRGDKPLSSIDDAIQDIQDFVQNFTLIYPSQQSYQKLNMLLQQYEIRGKRIHDLEMVAIGLANDIVEVATFNTKDFVTIDEIKVMEP